A stretch of the Streptomyces venezuelae genome encodes the following:
- a CDS encoding DUF6412 domain-containing protein codes for MREWMRALAARVGPVAVLLVWGLAGVAAAVLGEGGLASAVTFAATAAVSAAVLGCAALVARSASPVPPTRIRTAIRDREQRTAFLPQRDPDASGRSRPRAPGRPSPTAA; via the coding sequence ATGCGCGAGTGGATGCGTGCCTTGGCGGCGCGGGTCGGGCCGGTGGCCGTGCTCCTCGTGTGGGGGCTGGCCGGAGTGGCCGCCGCCGTCCTCGGTGAGGGCGGTCTCGCCTCCGCCGTGACCTTTGCGGCCACTGCCGCCGTGAGCGCAGCCGTTCTGGGCTGTGCCGCCCTGGTGGCGCGCAGCGCCTCGCCCGTACCGCCCACCCGAATACGCACCGCGATCCGTGATCGCGAGCAGCGTACGGCGTTCCTGCCGCAGCGTGATCCCGATGCCTCGGGCCGGTCGCGGCCCAGGGCTCCCGGCCGTCCGTCTCCGACGGCCGCGTAG
- a CDS encoding very short patch repair endonuclease, with the protein MPDETPWQPPEGSWASSAARRRNMQAIRSRDTKPERVIRRLVHARGLRYRIAARPLPDLRRTADMVFRPAKVAVFIDGCYWHGCPEHYVSPKTNPGYWSEKVARNMARDRDTDQRLEEAGWLVLRFWEHEASDVCAATIAAAVSQRRSQDPATRP; encoded by the coding sequence ATGCCGGATGAGACGCCTTGGCAGCCGCCTGAGGGTTCCTGGGCTTCCTCCGCGGCCCGCAGGCGCAATATGCAGGCAATCCGGAGCCGTGACACCAAACCCGAGCGTGTCATCCGGCGACTCGTCCATGCGAGGGGGCTCCGCTACCGGATTGCTGCGAGGCCTCTGCCTGACCTTCGCCGGACCGCCGACATGGTGTTCCGTCCGGCGAAGGTGGCCGTCTTCATCGACGGGTGCTACTGGCACGGCTGCCCTGAGCACTACGTGTCACCGAAGACCAACCCGGGCTACTGGTCGGAAAAGGTGGCCAGGAACATGGCCCGTGACCGCGACACGGACCAGCGGCTTGAGGAAGCCGGCTGGCTCGTGCTCCGGTTCTGGGAGCACGAGGCGTCCGATGTATGCGCAGCAACGATTGCCGCTGCTGTGTCGCAGCGGCGCAGTCAGGACCCTGCCACCCGCCCGTAG
- a CDS encoding ROK family transcriptional regulator: MKRANGTAGVNLPGLRGHNAALVLDLLRGAGAEGLGRGELAERTGLTPQAVSKITARLRAEGLVAEAGRGASTGGKPRTLLRLVPGAGHAVGVHLDRDEVRVVRVDLAGRVVAESRAGLNFAAGPAGPAAVVDVVEELVRAVRTAADGSFTAVLGVGVAAPGPLDRSAGVLGRVTGFPDWAGYPLRDVLEERLGVRVELDKDTHAGAAAAAWSGPGAGAYLHLGTGLGAGLCLDGRVYRGGREGRSGAGEFGHQVLQLDGPPCRCGARGCVEALCLAAVARGDLAEAARILGEAAANLVALLDVERVLLGGRVVTESPEVFLAGVAEVLRARARAQAGVLGPAGVPGSAGVEVSLAGGGVAEGAADLILGPLFGRS, from the coding sequence GTGAAACGGGCTAACGGGACTGCTGGGGTCAATCTGCCGGGCCTGCGCGGCCACAATGCGGCGCTGGTGCTGGACCTGCTGCGGGGGGCCGGGGCGGAGGGGCTGGGGCGTGGCGAGCTGGCCGAGCGTACGGGGCTCACCCCGCAGGCCGTCAGTAAGATCACGGCACGGCTGCGGGCGGAGGGCCTGGTCGCCGAGGCCGGGCGCGGCGCGTCCACCGGCGGCAAGCCGCGCACCCTGCTCCGGCTGGTGCCGGGCGCCGGGCATGCGGTCGGGGTGCACCTCGACCGGGACGAGGTGCGGGTGGTCCGGGTTGATCTGGCCGGACGGGTGGTGGCGGAATCCCGGGCCGGGCTGAACTTCGCGGCCGGACCGGCGGGACCGGCGGCCGTGGTGGACGTGGTGGAGGAGCTCGTACGAGCGGTACGGACGGCTGCAGACGGCTCGTTCACGGCCGTACTCGGCGTCGGGGTGGCGGCACCGGGCCCGCTCGACCGGAGCGCCGGCGTGCTCGGCCGGGTGACCGGATTCCCGGACTGGGCGGGCTATCCGCTGCGGGACGTGCTGGAGGAGCGGCTCGGGGTGCGGGTGGAGCTCGACAAGGACACCCACGCGGGAGCCGCCGCGGCGGCCTGGTCCGGCCCGGGCGCGGGCGCGTACCTGCACCTCGGGACCGGTCTGGGAGCCGGACTGTGCCTGGACGGCCGGGTGTACCGGGGCGGGCGCGAGGGCCGTTCCGGGGCGGGGGAGTTCGGGCACCAGGTGCTGCAGCTGGACGGTCCGCCGTGCCGGTGCGGGGCGCGCGGCTGCGTGGAGGCGCTGTGCCTGGCGGCGGTGGCCCGCGGGGACCTGGCCGAGGCGGCCCGGATCCTGGGGGAGGCCGCGGCGAACCTGGTGGCCCTGCTGGACGTGGAGCGGGTGCTGTTGGGCGGGCGGGTGGTGACGGAGTCGCCGGAGGTGTTCCTGGCCGGGGTGGCCGAGGTCCTGCGGGCCCGGGCGCGGGCGCAAGCGGGCGTGCTCGGCCCGGCCGGGGTGCCCGGGTCGGCCGGGGTCGAGGTGTCGCTGGCCGGGGGCGGCGTGGCGGAGGGTGCGGCGGATCTGATCCTGGGCCCGCTGTTCGGCCGCTCCTGA
- a CDS encoding NaeI family type II restriction endonuclease: MSGGRLVLQEPGEICTNTDLGTHLLSCPEDDAELQAVLGWLRLRDVSGLYTRAIANSVDYVLDGARTGRYDLLSPDVHPGERASVGAKLEYEVLRSLGLPKTRPLDTVITAVPVDIKATVGANWAIPAEAHCQLCICTQIELGRSRHRSWLVRAHRSWLYRGKGNRDGKRGLAAHAREHWSVPLYEWTPLPVNPLTRLTPEQASRVLAKRPGQEQRFTMMFQYLAGHVIPRSVIATVGAGHHDPVRRARNIRKKLAQDGLVLLCGKFPEQRDLAAAQKITLGPEDWVALRMDGEPPHAG; this comes from the coding sequence GTGAGCGGGGGCCGTCTCGTCCTCCAGGAACCGGGGGAAATATGCACGAACACCGACCTCGGCACCCACCTCCTGTCCTGTCCGGAGGACGATGCTGAGCTGCAGGCCGTTCTGGGCTGGCTGCGGCTCCGGGATGTCTCCGGGCTCTACACAAGGGCGATCGCCAACTCTGTCGACTACGTCCTCGACGGAGCCAGGACGGGCCGGTACGACCTGCTGTCTCCGGACGTCCACCCCGGCGAGCGTGCATCCGTAGGAGCGAAGCTGGAGTACGAAGTGCTCCGCTCGCTCGGGCTGCCCAAAACGCGGCCTCTGGACACGGTGATCACTGCGGTGCCCGTGGATATCAAGGCGACGGTCGGGGCGAACTGGGCGATACCTGCCGAGGCGCACTGCCAGTTGTGCATCTGCACCCAGATCGAGCTCGGGCGAAGCCGCCACCGCTCATGGCTGGTCCGTGCACACCGGTCGTGGCTCTATCGTGGCAAGGGGAACAGAGACGGCAAGCGGGGCCTCGCGGCTCACGCACGTGAGCACTGGAGCGTTCCCCTCTATGAATGGACTCCGCTGCCGGTAAATCCCCTGACCCGGCTCACCCCAGAACAGGCAAGCCGGGTACTGGCCAAGAGACCGGGGCAGGAGCAGCGCTTCACCATGATGTTCCAGTATCTGGCGGGGCACGTGATCCCACGGAGCGTGATCGCGACCGTGGGGGCCGGGCATCATGATCCGGTACGCCGGGCACGGAACATCAGAAAGAAGCTGGCGCAGGATGGTCTCGTCCTGCTCTGCGGCAAGTTCCCGGAGCAGCGCGATCTCGCCGCGGCGCAGAAGATCACGCTGGGGCCCGAGGACTGGGTCGCTTTGCGTATGGATGGAGAACCGCCCCATGCCGGATGA
- a CDS encoding YidC/Oxa1 family membrane protein insertase: MSVSAVFAAFVDQLADLLDPLFAGSATAAAIVLFTVLVRVALHPLTRAAFRGERARAALAPRLAELKRRHPGPRNADRLQKAVLELHTQAGTSPLAGCLPMLVQLPVFFVMYRVFSAGSLGGETNALLAEGLLGAPLGGHWTDALAEGGVFGAQGLVFLGLFAAIAAVAAWTVLRARRAMAAGDGPAGLAAAAGGESDPGAALMGRMLKVMPLMAFGTLITAAVVPLAAGLYLLTTTAWTAGERAWLQHRWDRMERKADKGRIGAK; encoded by the coding sequence GTGTCCGTTTCTGCTGTCTTCGCTGCTTTTGTCGATCAACTCGCCGACCTGCTGGACCCGCTGTTCGCGGGTTCCGCGACGGCTGCGGCGATCGTGCTGTTCACCGTGCTCGTACGGGTCGCCCTGCACCCGCTCACCCGGGCCGCCTTCCGCGGTGAGCGGGCCCGGGCGGCGCTGGCGCCCCGGCTCGCCGAGCTGAAGCGCCGCCACCCCGGCCCCAGGAATGCGGACCGGCTGCAGAAGGCCGTCCTGGAGCTGCACACCCAGGCCGGCACCTCCCCGCTGGCCGGCTGCCTGCCGATGCTGGTGCAGCTGCCGGTGTTCTTCGTCATGTACCGGGTGTTCTCGGCGGGCAGCCTCGGCGGCGAGACCAACGCGCTGCTGGCCGAGGGGCTGCTCGGAGCGCCGCTCGGCGGGCACTGGACCGATGCCCTGGCCGAGGGCGGGGTGTTCGGAGCGCAGGGGCTGGTGTTCCTCGGGCTGTTCGCGGCGATCGCTGCGGTGGCCGCCTGGACGGTACTGCGGGCGCGGCGGGCCATGGCCGCGGGCGACGGCCCGGCCGGCCTGGCCGCCGCGGCCGGGGGCGAGTCGGATCCGGGGGCGGCGCTGATGGGGCGGATGCTCAAGGTGATGCCGCTGATGGCGTTCGGGACGCTGATCACCGCTGCCGTCGTGCCGCTGGCCGCCGGCCTCTACCTGCTGACCACCACGGCGTGGACGGCCGGCGAGCGGGCCTGGCTCCAGCACCGCTGGGACCGTATGGAACGTAAGGCGGATAAGGGGCGCATCGGGGCGAAGTAG
- a CDS encoding Gfo/Idh/MocA family oxidoreductase, giving the protein MSTSTSSAAAPAPLGSGSGSGSGSSGSRPPLRVGLVGYGLAGSVFHAPLVAATEGLVLDTIVTANPERRDLARAEFPEVRFADSPEELWKRTPALDLIVIASPNKTHVPLATAALKAGIPVVVDKPLAATAAEAHALAALADRTGTFLSVFQNRRWDNDFLTLRRIIASGELGTVQRFESRFERWRPQLKGGWRESGAPEEVGGLLYDLGSHLVDQALVLFGPAVRVYAETDVRRPGAQTDDDTFIAVTHANGVRSHLYMSATTAQLGPRFRVLGSSAGFVKYGLDPQEAALREGRRPGQPDQPWGEEPEHCRGTVGSGESPLTGGGRPEPTVPGDYPAYYAAVAAALREGGPAPVTAQEAAQALAVLEAARRSSHEGTTITL; this is encoded by the coding sequence ATGAGTACCAGCACCAGCAGCGCCGCCGCCCCCGCCCCCCTCGGCTCCGGTTCCGGTTCCGGCTCCGGCTCCTCCGGCTCCCGCCCGCCGCTCCGCGTCGGCCTCGTCGGCTACGGCCTCGCCGGCTCCGTCTTCCACGCCCCCCTGGTGGCCGCGACGGAGGGACTGGTCCTCGACACGATCGTCACCGCCAACCCGGAGCGCCGGGACCTGGCCCGGGCCGAGTTCCCGGAGGTGCGGTTCGCCGACTCCCCCGAGGAGCTGTGGAAGCGGACCCCCGCCCTCGACCTCATCGTGATCGCCTCCCCCAACAAGACCCATGTGCCGCTCGCCACCGCCGCCCTGAAGGCCGGCATTCCGGTGGTCGTGGACAAGCCGCTCGCCGCGACGGCCGCCGAGGCCCACGCCCTGGCCGCGCTCGCCGACCGGACCGGCACCTTCCTGTCCGTCTTCCAGAACCGCCGCTGGGACAACGACTTCCTCACCCTGCGCCGGATCATCGCGAGCGGCGAGCTCGGCACGGTCCAGCGGTTCGAGTCCCGGTTCGAGCGGTGGCGGCCCCAGCTCAAGGGCGGCTGGCGCGAGTCCGGGGCACCCGAGGAGGTCGGCGGCCTGCTGTACGACCTGGGCAGCCACCTGGTGGACCAGGCTCTGGTGCTGTTCGGGCCGGCCGTACGGGTCTACGCCGAGACCGACGTACGCCGCCCGGGCGCCCAGACGGACGACGACACCTTCATCGCCGTCACCCACGCGAACGGGGTCCGCTCCCACCTCTACATGAGCGCGACCACCGCCCAGCTGGGCCCGCGCTTCCGGGTACTGGGCTCCTCGGCGGGCTTCGTGAAGTACGGCCTGGACCCGCAGGAGGCCGCGCTGCGCGAGGGCCGCCGACCCGGGCAGCCGGACCAGCCGTGGGGCGAGGAGCCGGAGCACTGCCGGGGGACGGTCGGCTCGGGCGAGTCCCCGCTGACCGGCGGCGGCCGGCCGGAGCCGACGGTGCCGGGCGATTACCCGGCGTACTACGCGGCGGTGGCGGCGGCGCTCCGCGAGGGCGGCCCGGCGCCGGTCACCGCACAGGAGGCGGCGCAGGCGCTGGCCGTCCTGGAGGCGGCCCGCCGCTCCTCCCACGAGGGCACCACGATCACCCTCTGA
- a CDS encoding fumarylacetoacetate hydrolase family protein produces MKLLRVGPVGAERPALLDQDGTLRDLSGLVTDVDGALLADESVLSRVRDAAASGELPVLGAEGLRIGAPVGRIGKIVGIGLNYHCHAAEVGAQAPAEPIVFMKAPDTVVGPDDTVLIPRGSVKTDWEAELGVVIGATARYLSSAEEGLAHVGGYVLADDVTERAFQNERGGTWDKGKNCETFTPLGPWLVTADEVPDPQVLDVKLWVNGELKQNGSTSDQIFPVGEVVRYLSHFMTLYPGDVIVTGTPAGVAAGQPEPKPFLRAGDVVELEISGLGRQRQEFKSA; encoded by the coding sequence ATGAAGCTGCTGCGTGTCGGTCCGGTGGGGGCCGAACGCCCCGCGCTGCTCGACCAGGACGGGACCCTGCGGGACCTGTCCGGCCTTGTCACGGATGTGGACGGCGCCCTGCTCGCCGACGAATCCGTGCTGTCCCGCGTCCGGGACGCGGCGGCCTCCGGTGAGCTTCCCGTACTCGGCGCGGAGGGCCTGCGCATCGGTGCGCCGGTGGGCCGGATCGGCAAGATCGTGGGCATCGGGCTGAACTACCACTGCCACGCCGCCGAGGTCGGCGCCCAGGCGCCGGCCGAGCCCATCGTGTTCATGAAGGCTCCGGACACGGTCGTCGGCCCGGACGACACCGTGCTGATTCCGCGCGGCAGCGTGAAGACCGACTGGGAGGCCGAGCTCGGCGTCGTCATCGGCGCCACCGCCCGCTACCTGTCCTCGGCCGAGGAGGGCCTCGCCCATGTGGGCGGGTACGTCCTCGCGGACGACGTCACCGAGCGCGCGTTCCAGAACGAGCGCGGCGGCACCTGGGACAAGGGCAAGAACTGCGAGACCTTCACCCCGCTCGGCCCCTGGCTGGTCACCGCCGACGAAGTGCCGGACCCGCAGGTGCTGGACGTGAAGCTGTGGGTGAACGGCGAGCTGAAGCAGAACGGCTCGACCTCCGACCAGATCTTCCCGGTCGGCGAGGTCGTCCGGTACCTGAGCCACTTCATGACCCTGTACCCCGGCGATGTGATCGTCACCGGCACCCCGGCCGGAGTGGCCGCGGGCCAGCCGGAGCCGAAGCCGTTCCTGCGGGCCGGCGATGTGGTCGAGCTGGAGATCTCCGGGCTGGGCCGCCAGCGCCAGGAGTTCAAGAGCGCCTAG
- a CDS encoding SEC-C domain-containing protein, whose amino-acid sequence MRPDTPAEHIAEAERLIRTATRYPEDQEPLLLQAAAHLELADARDRASSLYDQLLSSSPANPHLIKALQAANLWEYGHEAEARALISGIRSATPADPAPWEVIAETLEAHDELTASEECFTEAATLLISEDTPLTPATTALLTGRHRVRRLLGLPHDDWDMVADTRHTGPVPLDELHDPKRIWALGSDDPAELRAEIARLRAELGDRRAALSRPFPVAILHWPAAELAELLTAYPTLSAEYPSHAVHLAGIESSLRALAASGTHNLGIVTASVPSYEAFAASEKTSPASPSLLAEYATTLAARGKATPWPPSPTAPCWCTSGKRYAECHGNAPGGNVR is encoded by the coding sequence ATGCGCCCCGACACGCCTGCCGAGCACATCGCCGAAGCCGAGCGCCTGATCCGCACGGCGACCCGCTACCCCGAGGACCAGGAGCCGCTGCTCCTGCAGGCCGCCGCCCACCTCGAACTGGCCGACGCACGCGACCGGGCCAGCAGCCTGTACGACCAACTCCTCTCCTCCTCGCCCGCCAACCCCCACCTGATCAAGGCCCTCCAGGCCGCGAACCTGTGGGAGTACGGCCACGAGGCCGAGGCCCGCGCCCTGATCTCCGGCATCCGGTCGGCCACGCCCGCCGACCCCGCCCCGTGGGAGGTGATCGCCGAAACCCTCGAGGCCCACGACGAGTTGACCGCCTCCGAGGAGTGCTTCACCGAGGCGGCCACGCTGCTGATCTCGGAGGACACCCCGCTCACCCCGGCGACCACCGCGCTCCTCACCGGCCGGCACCGGGTCCGCCGGCTCCTCGGGCTCCCGCACGACGACTGGGACATGGTCGCTGACACCCGCCACACCGGACCCGTCCCGCTGGACGAGCTCCACGACCCCAAGCGCATCTGGGCCCTCGGCTCCGACGACCCGGCCGAGCTCCGCGCCGAGATCGCCCGCCTCCGCGCCGAACTCGGCGACCGCCGGGCGGCCCTCTCCCGTCCGTTCCCGGTGGCGATCCTCCACTGGCCCGCCGCCGAGCTCGCCGAACTCCTCACCGCCTACCCGACCCTGTCCGCGGAATACCCGTCCCACGCGGTCCACCTGGCCGGCATCGAGTCCTCCCTCCGCGCCCTCGCCGCCTCGGGCACCCACAACCTGGGCATCGTCACCGCCAGCGTCCCCTCGTACGAGGCCTTCGCCGCCTCGGAGAAGACCTCCCCGGCCTCCCCCTCCCTCCTCGCGGAATACGCCACCACCCTCGCAGCCCGCGGCAAAGCCACCCCCTGGCCCCCCTCCCCCACAGCCCCCTGCTGGTGCACCTCGGGCAAGCGCTACGCGGAGTGCCACGGGAACGCTCCGGGAGGCAACGTCCGGTGA
- a CDS encoding class E sortase, with the protein MRDRIPVVVQGRRRGLLARGLWGAAELTVTVGVIVMLLVVHQVWWTNRQAVAGAREQVAVLEEQWDRGEGEPSGAGDADVEGTGTGPPAPGDGGEGGGAPVDGVVPSGAPVIPVPSGGGAARPRPSAGPERAYAVLRIPRLGVVVPVAQGVSRRGVLDKGYVGHYPETGQPGAQGNFALAGHRNTHGEPFRYINRLRAGDELIVDVKGKRYVYVVGKTLAETSERDTGVIAKVPRSVVRPEYGYSEPGAYITLTTCTPEYSSKYRLVVWGTLRSSERR; encoded by the coding sequence GTGAGGGATCGCATACCGGTGGTGGTTCAGGGGCGGCGGCGCGGGCTGCTGGCCCGGGGACTGTGGGGTGCGGCCGAGTTGACGGTCACCGTGGGGGTGATCGTGATGTTGCTGGTGGTACATCAGGTGTGGTGGACCAATCGGCAGGCGGTCGCCGGGGCCCGGGAGCAGGTGGCGGTGCTGGAGGAGCAGTGGGACCGGGGCGAGGGTGAGCCGTCCGGTGCCGGCGACGCTGACGTGGAGGGGACGGGGACTGGCCCTCCGGCCCCTGGTGACGGTGGGGAGGGCGGTGGGGCGCCCGTGGACGGGGTGGTTCCGTCCGGTGCGCCGGTGATCCCGGTTCCGTCGGGCGGTGGGGCAGCCCGGCCTCGGCCGTCGGCCGGGCCGGAGCGGGCGTACGCCGTACTGCGCATCCCGCGGCTGGGGGTGGTGGTGCCCGTCGCGCAGGGGGTGAGCAGGCGCGGGGTGCTCGACAAGGGGTACGTCGGGCACTACCCGGAAACGGGACAGCCAGGGGCGCAGGGGAACTTCGCGCTGGCCGGGCACCGCAACACCCATGGCGAACCCTTCCGCTACATCAACCGGCTGCGGGCCGGCGACGAGTTGATCGTCGATGTGAAGGGGAAGCGGTACGTGTACGTGGTGGGGAAGACGCTCGCCGAGACCTCGGAGCGGGACACCGGAGTGATCGCGAAGGTGCCGCGGAGCGTGGTCCGGCCCGAGTACGGGTACAGCGAGCCGGGCGCGTACATCACCCTGACCACCTGCACGCCCGAGTACAGCTCCAAGTACCGTCTGGTGGTGTGGGGGACGCTCCGGTCGAGTGAGCGGAGATGA